In Apium graveolens cultivar Ventura chromosome 10, ASM990537v1, whole genome shotgun sequence, the following are encoded in one genomic region:
- the LOC141692624 gene encoding uncharacterized protein LOC141692624 yields MSKSSEDQSSKVLLKARPPRLGLGAAVPRQAYVAPSNDPIERKLRGNLDAAKRKAAKDALESVLSVRDESVDEDSEEELESRSKAISKRPAKNVKSSLPATKRQK; encoded by the exons ATGAGCAAATCTTCAGAGGACCAATCTAGCAAAGTATTATTGAAGGCCCGGCCCCCGAG GCTTGGATTAGGTGCAGCAGTTCCTCGTCAAGCCTATGTTGCACCTTCAAATGACCCGATTGAAAGAAAACTACGTGGAAATTTGGATGCTGCAAAAAGGAAGGCTGCCAAAGATGCTTTGGAATCTGTCCTATCCGTACGAGATGAAAGTGTGGATGAAGATAGTGAAGAGGAGCTAGAGAGCAGAAGCAAAGCAATTTCCAAGAGGCCGGCAAAAAATGTGAAATCATCTTTACCCGCAACAAAAAGGCAGAAGTGA